The following DNA comes from Ignavibacteria bacterium.
TTGTTTAGCCTTGTAAGTTTTATATCGTCAGTTCCTGAATCCTCACCCCGGTAATTATCTTCTGCATCAGATTTACTCCATGACTTCTTTTCGGGATTTATATATTCAGGTACATCATCAGATCTTTTGAAAGTTCTTTTTTTAATTACTTTCTTCATCACTGATACTTTCTATACCGTCTCTTTCAGAGCTTGTAACATCGTTCTTATCATCAATAATATTCACTTCTGCTTCTGAATCATCAGTTTTTAAACCGGATAATTCAGAACTCATTTCGTGGATAATAACATTTTCGTTCTCATCTGTGTTAACTTCCGAAATTAACTGTCCTGCGGCGTTCCCGCCGGATGTTATCTTTTCGCGGATCTGGTTAATTTCTTCGTAGAAATCAATATCGCTCTGGGTAACACCTTCCGGCGGACCCGACTTGATAATTTCATCAATTGCCTTTAACTGCGGCAGGTCTGTTATATCATTTATTCCAAGATACTCAAGCAGGTTATCGGTTGTGCCGTATAACATCGGCCTTCCAACAACTTCTGCCCTGCCCTTTATGGTGATAAGATCTTTTTCAAGCAGTGAGCCGATTATGTAATCAACATTAACTCCCCTGATCGCTTCTATTTCACCTTTGGTTATCGGCTGAGAATATGCAATTATGGCAAGTGTTTCAAGGGCTGATTGTGACAGCCTGCGTTTTAATTTTTCCTTGTTAAGCTTAGCCAGCCAGGGAGCGAACTCACGTTTGGTAGCAAACCTGTATGCGCCGGCTACCTGTATGATATTAAATGAATAATCGCCGGTATTATATTTTTCTATCAGCTCACCAACAGCCTTTTCGATATTACGGATATCCGAGGTAACTCCGGTTTCGGATTTTTCCTGGTTGATAATATCCTTCATCTGTTTTAACGTCAGGGGCCTATCTGATGAAAAGATCAAAACTTCAACAATTTTTTTTATGCCGTCAAAATTCATTTATGGTATATATTGTTATTAAACTTTAGTTTAGATAAATAAGAAACGAGATACCACGCCCGTATAGCCTTGTATTTGAGTTTATAATGCAGATTACGAATATAATAAAGCTTTTTTGCTAAATAAAGAGAAAAAACAAAAAATTAATTAAAACTTGAGGTCTCTATAATACCCTCTTCAGGCAGTTCTGCTATTTTAAAAACATGAAAATCCGTTAAAGTTTCATTGATTTTTATACCAATTATGCCGTTTTTTGCCATTTCTAAGATTGCAATGAATGTTACCACTATTCTTATCTTTTCCATCCCTATTATCATTTCAAGGAATGACACATATTCAGCGCTGCTGCAAAGCGTATTTACATGCGCTATCTGCTCATCAATGGAAACATTCATTCGCGTGATGTTGTGAACAACCTCTTTGGGCTGATGCTCCATTGCGAATTTATACGCTTTGATAAGGTTATATAGGGTCAGATTTTGTATAGTTACATCTTCTTCGGCTTCATCGTCAATTTTATAGTCGCCGTCAAAATCATTGCGGTAAAACACCTTCCGGTGTTCTTCTTCAAGGGTTGCGAATTCCTGCGAAGCATCCTTAAACCGCTTGTACTCAAGCAGCCTTTTTACCAGCTCATACCTGGGATCCTCTTCCTCTTCGGTAATTTCCTCAGGCTTAAACAGCATCATCTTGGCTTTTATCTGTATTAAGGTAGCCGCCATTAGTATAAACTCGCTGGCAAGCTCAAGATCTAGCACCTGGATATAATTCACATATTCGCAGAATTCATTGGTGATTTTTGATATGGGGATATTGTGAATATCAAGCTCATCCCGCTGGATAAAGAACAGCAGGAGGTCTAAGGGACCCTCGAATTCATTGAGCTTTATTCTGTACATATTCCTGCGAATATAAAGGTATCTTTGTTGAATTTAAATGCAGTAACGATGATAATAACTAAACGCTTCATATAAACAAAACAAGGGGCTTGAGGCCCCTTGTTCATACATTAGTGTAATTCGCCGCCGTTGGTGTTCTCACCAACGGCCCACTCATTATAAGACTTTAAGAATGGCAAAATCATCTTTTAACGATAACAATTATTTTCTCCTTGAACTGTATGATTTTGTCGTTGGTGAAAACACCAACGACGGCTTTTAAACTAAACGCTTCACATAAACAAAACAAGGGGCTTGAGGCCCCTTGTTCATGAATAATAATATTCTCTGATTATTTTACTTGCCTAAAATAAACCTGAAGCCTGCATATATCTCTCTGCCTTTTGTCGGACCCCAGATGAATGAGGTATCAAAATACTGCCCGAAAGGATCATCTGCGGCAATAATTGGGTTATCCTGTTTAAAATCCAGCAGATTTTCAACGCCTGCGTATAATTCAAAATATTTAAAGTTCTTATTAACCTGCGCGTTTACAATTGTATACGGCTTTGATTCCGTTGGCCTTTGATACTCCACCGGGTTTGATGCCGTTGAAGGCAAACGCTGTTTGCCGAACCAGTTGAGCCCGGCGCTGAATGACCACTCCTTATTATTTGTAATATATGATATTGTTGAAAGCACCCTGTGTTTTGAAACAAACGGCTGTTCATATTTTACGCCGTCTTTTTCATAGTTCAGGTCAATGAATTTATACGCGAATTTAAGATCTAAGCTGCGAAGTAAAGTGATACTGACTTCACTCTGCATTACATTTGAAAATGCCCTGCCGTTCAAATTTGCGAATATTACTTCACGCGGGTTTGAATCGTAATCAGGTATGATCTTATTGCTGAACTCTGTTCTGTAGAAATCAACATTTACACTGCCTGAAAATGATGTGCCGCCAAAATAATAAAGCAGGTCAACGCCGTAGTTAAGTGTCTTCTCCGGCTCAAGTGTTTCTGCAATTACCACATTACGGGAGCTTGCAAGAAGGTTTGAGTACTCACTGAATAAATTTAGTGTCCTGAACCCGGTGCCGATTGATGCCCTTAAAACAATAGTTTTAACCGGCTGGTACCTGAAAAGCGCTCTTGGTGTAACTACTAGCCCGTGCTCATTATGGTTATCCAGCCTGATGCCAGTCATTAATGATGCCTTATCTTCAAAGAAGCTGAGTGAGTTTTCCGCGAATACTCCGGGGATAGCTTCTTTCTTAATATAGTTACCAGCGTAAGTTTTTGAAGTAGTATCACCAAATGCAATTACTTCGTCAATCTTCTGGTATTTATAGCTGAAGCCTGTTTTTAGGTAGCTTCTGGGCATCAGCTCAAATTCATAAAATCCCATAGCAGAAAAGCTTGTCTGCTTAGCGTCATATTTGGTGAATCCGTAATTGGAAACCTGGTCATAATATGAAGATGTAAGATACATCTTTAAGCCGCTGGTTTCTGTGAACTGTTTGCTGAACCTTGAGTATCCTTCTGCTGAATTTATCTTAACATTCTGCTCATACAATGCATGCCCTGTCGTATGCGTTCCGCTATGTGATGGATCATTTGTCTGGCCGCCGTCGCGTTTTTCATTCCAGTACCTCCCTGCAATATTGAATTCAGTCTGGTTATCCTTATCGCTCAGGTTCCATTTATTATAAAGCACATACCTTGTAATAAGCGGGTTATCAAGGAAGCTGTCGCCGTTATCATCCATTACATTTGATTTCTGTACTGTATGAAAAGTTAAAATATTGCTCCATTTTTTATTTATGCTGTTGCCAAAGTTAAGGTTAAACTGTTTTTCAAGCATACTGTTCACAAAACCGTTTACAAGCAGCCTGTCAGAATTATTATAATCCTTCAGTATCACGTTCATGATACCGCTGATGGATTCATAACCCTGTATAACGGAGTTTGAGCCTTTTGAGATCGTTATTTTATCTATCTGTGTACCGGGAATGCTGGAAATACCGTACTTGGTATTCAGACCCGACATCAGCGGCATATTATCAACCAGAAGCTGGGTATATGCGCCTTCGAGGCCAAGTATCTTCAGCTCTTTCGCATCGGTGATAATATCTGTTACTGCAACTTCCACTGAAGAATTCCTGCCGAAGCATCCTGCAAGGTCACAGCAGGCTTCTTTTACAAGCTCCTGTGAAGTGATAACTTCTGTCTTGGCATTGTAATTGCCAAAGTGCGTGGATTTCTTTTGGTCTTCAACATTTATTGTTGAAGTTGACATGTTTGGTATCAGTGTAACTTCAACTGACTGCTTATCGGCAGCATCAACAGTATCAGTTTTATATCCCGCATAAGATACTACAAGCCTTTTATCTGTAATGTTAACAAGAGTAAGTTCAAACTTACCGGTTTCATCTGTAATTGTTCCCTTTGTGGTATTTATCCACTTAACCACAGCCGCATCAAGCGGCTGCTTTTTGCCTTCGTCATCGCCGTATATGTAACCGGTTATACTTTGCGAAAGCAGGCTGCCCGAGGAAAGCAATAACAGTATTATTAAAAATCCTCTAATGGTTTTCATTGTAATTTTCAGTTCTGTTTGGAAAATTGCTTCAAGTATGATTCGGGATCTTTTTCAAATTTTCCCTTGCATCCTTTTCCGCAGAAATAGTACTTCACTCCATCATGGGTTGTGCTTATCTCACGGTTAGCATCATCATCATTACATGGCATGCATTTAAGATGTTCGGAATATTTTGACGGATCTTTTTTGTAAGCCATCAAGCATCCATCATTGCAGAATTTTAATTCTTTATCTATATACCTGTAAACAATATGTTCGCCGGCAACCGGGTCACCAGTTACGGGACAGACCATCGAAGTATCAGAATAATGATAAGGTACTGAATAATTTTTGAATTCTGCATTTGTAAATGCCGCTGCAATAATAAATACGGATAGGATGAAGTATAATTTCATTTTAATTTTCATTAATAAAAATTTATAAAATCCCGCAGCCGGGCCGCAGGCTTAAATTTAAAAAACCAGTAATGAAAATTAATTTTAAATGCGGAGAACTGAATTTATGAGGAGAATATTTGTAGTTTTGTGTTTGTGTATGAATGCAATAAAACCGTTTGGTTCGATATTATTTGAAACTTTATCAATATTAGAATAAATGGTTTTGGAAAGTTCAGTATTGTGTGATATTACTGGCAGAGTAATATCCTGCTCAATGGCTTGATCTATATGAGTCTGGCAGCAGGAGTCAGTTTCAACCGAAGTTAATATTGTGTTTTCTTCTTCTTCTTCTTCAAGGCAGGGGTTTTCCTGGCAGCATTCCATTTCGCAGGTAATGTGGCCATGAGAGCTGATAAAACAATCACCATGCGCCAGCGCAAAAACAAAATTGCCTCCGGCAAGCATTAAAAAAGCTACAAAGATCCTGATGATATTTCTGAAATGTTCCTTCATTCTGTACAAACTTAACACACTTTATCATTAAAAAAAATGACTTTTATCATAATATACTGTAATTACATAAAATACAAAACTTAAAAAAAATATTAGTACATTTTCCGGCGATTTACTCAAATCCCTTGATTAATAAGCCTCAGCAGTTTATATTTGTATATGTTTGTATATTTACATAAATACTTTTCAGCATTTTTGCTGATATATGTACTGTTTTTGGCGCTTAAACCATGCAATGACGTACTCACTACTGAATTCTGTCAAACAGAAGGCGTAGTACACATTGAAGATACGCATACTGATGACTATCATGACCTTTGTTCCCCCCTATGCAACTGCCTGTGCTGCAATATTGCTATTTCAATTTCTACAAATCATCTTTCAGTAATTAATACTACTTCAATTGATCTTGAAGTAATTGATCATTCCAATATTTTCCCCTTATCATATAAACCAACATCTCCGCCTCCAAAAGCATAAACTAAGTTTAAATTTTTATTTATATGAAGTGTGCGCAATAGATGCGTAGCGCTTATTTTCATTCATATTAGTTAATGTTAGTTAATGATAGATAAAATTATAGCTTTTTCAATAAAGCAAAAAATGGTTGTGGGCTTTTGTATCCTTATTTTGATCTTAGCCGGAATTTATTCCGCAATACAATTGCCTATTGACGCTGTACCAGATATTACAAATAACCAAATACAGGTAATCACTTCAAGTCCCACACTTTCGGCTTCTGAAATAGAAAGATTCATTTCATACCCGATCGAAATTTCAATGAAAAGTATTCCTGATGTTGTGGAAATGCGGTCAATTTCGAAATTCGGTATATCTGTTGTTACAATCGTTTTTGATGATAAGGTTGATATATACTTTGCAAGGAACCAGGTTTTTCAAAAACTAAAGGATGCCGAAGAAAACATACCGGAAGGTTTAGGTAAACCCGAAATGGCGCCAGTAAGCACGGGACTGGGTGAAATATATCAGTATGTTGTAAGACCAATAGACCCGAAAGATACCACTTATAATAATGCCGAATTGAGGGAAATACAGGACTGGATAGTTAAACGGCAGTTACTTGGTACTGATGGAGTTGCTGAAATAAACAGTTTTGGCGGTTTTGAAAAACAATATCATGTGCACATAAATCCCAGTGCATTAACAAATTACAATATCACTCTAAGAGAAGTTTATGAGGCTGTTATAAATAATAACAGTAATGTTGGCGGTGGTTTTATAGAAAAACAATCCGACCAGTATTCTATCAGAGGAATCGGTCTTATCGAAAGCATGGACGATCTTAAGAATATTGTTGTAAAATCCGACCACGGTACACCGGTATATTTAAAACAATTGGCTGATGTTGAATATGGAGAAGGTTTAAGAGTCGGCGCCGTTACACAGGATGGGAATGGCGAAGTTGTAACCGGTATTGTGATGATGTTAAAAGGAGCAAACTCCCGAGAAGTGGCCGGGAGAGTTCATGAAAAAATTGAAGATATTAAACCTTCTTTACCCGAAGGGATTACAATAGATGAATTCTATAACCGTGAAGATCTTGTTAATAAAACTATTGCAACAGTAGAAAAAAACCTCATAGAAGGCGGAGTTATCGTCATTTTAGTTTTGTTCTTATTATTGGGTAATTTGCGTGCTGGGTTTATAGTTGCATCAGTGATACCGCTTGCAATGTTATTTGCACTGATAATGATGAATTTATTCAAAGTATCCGGAAATTTAATGTCGCTAGGGGCAATTGATTTTGGACTGATAGTTGACGGCGCGGTAATAATTGTTGAATCTGTTATTGTTACAGTAGCTGCAAAGATACATTTAAATAAAAAACCCATTGAAAGATCTGAATTAAATGAAACTGTGTTTAACGCTTCATCCGGTATTATTAAATCAGCAATTTTCGGGGTTCTTATTATTTTGATTGTTTACCTGCCAATTTTTGCATTAGGCGGGATTGAAGGTAAGATGTTTAAACCAATGGCGTTTACTGTCGGTTTTGCGCTGGTCGGGGCACTGCTTTTATCGCTGACATATGTTCCAATGATGTGTTCGCTTATCTTAAAAAGAAATTTAAGCGAAAAGGAAAATATTGCTGATAAAATAATTAATTTTATCAAAAGACTCTATCAGCCTGTACTTGAATTTTCCTTAAAGAATAAGTTTGTAATTATATCTGTTGCTGTTTTAATGCTTATTATAAGTCTTTTTGCTTTCACAAAACTGGGTTCTGAATTTATACCTAAGCTGGATGAAGGCGACCTTGCATTTCAGATA
Coding sequences within:
- the scpB gene encoding SMC-Scp complex subunit ScpB, translating into MNFDGIKKIVEVLIFSSDRPLTLKQMKDIINQEKSETGVTSDIRNIEKAVGELIEKYNTGDYSFNIIQVAGAYRFATKREFAPWLAKLNKEKLKRRLSQSALETLAIIAYSQPITKGEIEAIRGVNVDYIIGSLLEKDLITIKGRAEVVGRPMLYGTTDNLLEYLGINDITDLPQLKAIDEIIKSGPPEGVTQSDIDFYEEINQIREKITSGGNAAGQLISEVNTDENENVIIHEMSSELSGLKTDDSEAEVNIIDDKNDVTSSERDGIESISDEESN
- a CDS encoding TonB-dependent receptor codes for the protein MKTIRGFLIILLLLSSGSLLSQSITGYIYGDDEGKKQPLDAAVVKWINTTKGTITDETGKFELTLVNITDKRLVVSYAGYKTDTVDAADKQSVEVTLIPNMSTSTINVEDQKKSTHFGNYNAKTEVITSQELVKEACCDLAGCFGRNSSVEVAVTDIITDAKELKILGLEGAYTQLLVDNMPLMSGLNTKYGISSIPGTQIDKITISKGSNSVIQGYESISGIMNVILKDYNNSDRLLVNGFVNSMLEKQFNLNFGNSINKKWSNILTFHTVQKSNVMDDNGDSFLDNPLITRYVLYNKWNLSDKDNQTEFNIAGRYWNEKRDGGQTNDPSHSGTHTTGHALYEQNVKINSAEGYSRFSKQFTETSGLKMYLTSSYYDQVSNYGFTKYDAKQTSFSAMGFYEFELMPRSYLKTGFSYKYQKIDEVIAFGDTTSKTYAGNYIKKEAIPGVFAENSLSFFEDKASLMTGIRLDNHNEHGLVVTPRALFRYQPVKTIVLRASIGTGFRTLNLFSEYSNLLASSRNVVIAETLEPEKTLNYGVDLLYYFGGTSFSGSVNVDFYRTEFSNKIIPDYDSNPREVIFANLNGRAFSNVMQSEVSITLLRSLDLKFAYKFIDLNYEKDGVKYEQPFVSKHRVLSTISYITNNKEWSFSAGLNWFGKQRLPSTASNPVEYQRPTESKPYTIVNAQVNKNFKYFELYAGVENLLDFKQDNPIIAADDPFGQYFDTSFIWGPTKGREIYAGFRFILGK
- a CDS encoding efflux RND transporter permease subunit, translating into MIDKIIAFSIKQKMVVGFCILILILAGIYSAIQLPIDAVPDITNNQIQVITSSPTLSASEIERFISYPIEISMKSIPDVVEMRSISKFGISVVTIVFDDKVDIYFARNQVFQKLKDAEENIPEGLGKPEMAPVSTGLGEIYQYVVRPIDPKDTTYNNAELREIQDWIVKRQLLGTDGVAEINSFGGFEKQYHVHINPSALTNYNITLREVYEAVINNNSNVGGGFIEKQSDQYSIRGIGLIESMDDLKNIVVKSDHGTPVYLKQLADVEYGEGLRVGAVTQDGNGEVVTGIVMMLKGANSREVAGRVHEKIEDIKPSLPEGITIDEFYNREDLVNKTIATVEKNLIEGGVIVILVLFLLLGNLRAGFIVASVIPLAMLFALIMMNLFKVSGNLMSLGAIDFGLIVDGAVIIVESVIVTVAAKIHLNKKPIERSELNETVFNASSGIIKSAIFGVLIILIVYLPIFALGGIEGKMFKPMAFTVGFALVGALLLSLTYVPMMCSLILKRNLSEKENIADKIINFIKRLYQPVLEFSLKNKFVIISVAVLMLIISLFAFTKLGSEFIPKLDEGDLAFQIVRLPGVSLTESVNLGTKCEQILKAKFPEVKTVVTKTGAPELATDPMGPEISDVIVILKPIEEWTTVKTKEELVEKIQKELLAVPGVGLSFTQPIELKFNELISGARGDIAVKIFGDDLSVLTKHGNEVSKVMSTISGAEDISVQQLEGLPQLQIKINRDKIALYGINVDDVNDVIETSMAGKSAGVIFEGDRKFDIVIRYDDEYKRDMNSIRNILVAAPSGIKIPLSELADIEVKEGPAEITRDNGKRRIVIQGNVRGRDIGSFVDELKSKISSSIKMPPGYIIEYGGQFKNLESASNRLLIAVPVALLFIFALLFIAFNSIKQGLLVFSGIPFAIVGGIISLLIRGMPFSISAGVGFIALFGVAVLNGIVMIAYFNRLEEEGISNVHDRIISGTSARLRPILMTALVASLGFIPMAISQGAGAEVQRPLATVVIGGIISSTLLTLIVLPVLYGIFNKHVNPKNDLKKRETL
- a CDS encoding YHS domain-containing protein, which codes for MKLYFILSVFIIAAAFTNAEFKNYSVPYHYSDTSMVCPVTGDPVAGEHIVYRYIDKELKFCNDGCLMAYKKDPSKYSEHLKCMPCNDDDANREISTTHDGVKYYFCGKGCKGKFEKDPESYLKQFSKQN
- a CDS encoding segregation/condensation protein A, which translates into the protein MYRIKLNEFEGPLDLLLFFIQRDELDIHNIPISKITNEFCEYVNYIQVLDLELASEFILMAATLIQIKAKMMLFKPEEITEEEEDPRYELVKRLLEYKRFKDASQEFATLEEEHRKVFYRNDFDGDYKIDDEAEEDVTIQNLTLYNLIKAYKFAMEHQPKEVVHNITRMNVSIDEQIAHVNTLCSSAEYVSFLEMIIGMEKIRIVVTFIAILEMAKNGIIGIKINETLTDFHVFKIAELPEEGIIETSSFN